Proteins encoded within one genomic window of Camelina sativa cultivar DH55 chromosome 19, Cs, whole genome shotgun sequence:
- the LOC104766436 gene encoding cytochrome P450 82G1 isoform X1, which translates to MIIFLSTPQFSLFSLALAIVGYIFCRKKSSKCEVNSSTIPEPLGALPLFGHLHLLRGKELICKKLAAMSDKLGPIFSLKLGFYKLVVASDPKTVKDCFTTNDLALATRPNIAFGRYVGYNNAILALAPYGEYWRELRKIATVHLFSNQSIEMLGHVRSSEVNTLIKHLYEKSGSTSTVKIDMLFEFLTYNIILRKIVGKRIGFGEVKNEEWRYKEAMKRSEYLAVVPMIGDVIPWLGWLDFAKISQMKRTFKELDVVITKWLQEHLKKRSRNEKDEERTIMDLLLDILPEDVVICGHVRDVIVKATILVLTLTGSDSTSITLTWAISLLLSNPATLKAAQEEIDNCVGKGRWVEESDIPNLKYLQAIVKETHRLYPPAPLTGIREAREDCFVGGYRVEKGTRLLVNIWKLHRDPKIWPDPKIFKPERFMEEKSQCGKSDFEYIPFSSGRRSCPGINLGLRVVHIVLAKLLQGFELRKASGEPLDMAEGPGLALPKINPVEVVVMPRLNPELYCSL; encoded by the exons ATGATTATTTTCTTAAGTACTCCCcaattttctctcttctctttggcCCTTGCAATCGTCGGTTACattttttgcagaaaaaaatcGAGTAAATGTGAAGTTAACAGCTCAACCATCCCTGAACCATTGGGAGCTTTGCCTCTATTCGGCCACCTCCATCTTCTGCGCGGTAAAGAACTCATTTGCAAGAAATTAGCTGCCATGTCCGACAAACTCGGTCCTATCTTTTCACTCAAGTTAGGGTTCTATAAGCTGGTTGTAGCCAGCGACCCAAAAACGGTGAAAGATTGTTTCACCACCAACGACTTGGCTCTAGCAACCAGACCCAATATAGCCTTTGGTCGGTATGTAGGCTACAACAATGCAAT TCTGGCGCTGGCTCCCTATGGAGAATATTGGCGTGAGTTACGTAAGATTGCCACTGTCCATCTATTCTCAAACCAGAGTATAGAGATGCTTGGCCATGTTCGTTCTTCGGAAGTAAACACGTTAATCAAACACTTATACGAAAAGAGTGGTAGTACGTCCACGGTGAAGATTGACATGTTATTCGAGTTTTTGACCTACAATATAATCCTTAGGAAGATTGTCGGGAAGAGGATTGGATTCGGTGAAGTGAAGAACGAGGAATGGCGTTATAAGGAGGCGATGAAGCGCAGCGAGTACTTAGCTGTGGTTCCTATGATAGGTGACGTTATTCCATGGCTGGGATGGTTGGATTTCgcaaaaatttctcaaatgaaGAGAACGTTTAAGGAGCTTGACGTAGTCATCACAAAGTGGCTCCAAGAACATCtcaagaagagatcaagaaatGAGAAGGATGAAGAAAGGACAATCATGGATCTACTGCTCGACATCTTACCAGAAGATGTTGTAATATGTGGACATGTACGTGATGTCATTGTGAAGGCAACAATTTTG GTTCTTACATTAACAGGATCAGACAGCACATCCATTACTCTGACATGGGCGATATCGCTGCTACTCAGCAATCCAGCTACTTTAAAAGCAGCACAAGAAGAAATTGACAATTGTGTCGGGAAAGGTAGATGGGTTGAGGAATCTGACATACCAAACCTCAAGTACCTACAAGCTATTGTTAAGGAAACTCACCGACTTTACCCACCGGCTCCTCTTACAG GAATCCGCGAAGCACGTGAAGATTGTTTCGTGGGAGGATACCGTGTTGAAAAAGGCACACGCTTGCTCGTCAACATTTGGAAACTTCATAGGGATCCCAAGATTTGGCCTGACCCAAAAATCTTTAAGCCTGAGAGGTTCATGGAGGAGAAATCACAATGTGGAAAGAGCGACTTTGAGTACATTCCTTTTAGTTCAGGAAGAAGGTCGTGTCCAGGGATCAATCTTGGTCTAAGAGTTGTTCACATCGTGTTGGCTAAGTTGCTTCAGGGGTTTGAGTTACGCAAAGCATCTGGTGAACCATTAGATATGGCTGAAGGGCCTGGTTTAGCTTTGCCAAAAATTAACCCGGTCGAAGTCGTTGTAATGCCTCGACTCAACCCTGAGTTGTACTGTTcactctaa
- the LOC104766436 gene encoding cytochrome P450 82G1 isoform X2 — protein sequence MSDKLGPIFSLKLGFYKLVVASDPKTVKDCFTTNDLALATRPNIAFGRYVGYNNATLALAPYGEYWRELRKIATVHLFSNQSIEMLGHVRSSEVNTLIKHLYEKSGSTSTVKIDMLFEFLTYNIILRKIVGKRIGFGEVKNEEWRYKEAMKRSEYLAVVPMIGDVIPWLGWLDFAKISQMKRTFKELDVVITKWLQEHLKKRSRNEKDEERTIMDLLLDILPEDVVICGHVRDVIVKATILVLTLTGSDSTSITLTWAISLLLSNPATLKAAQEEIDNCVGKGRWVEESDIPNLKYLQAIVKETHRLYPPAPLTGIREAREDCFVGGYRVEKGTRLLVNIWKLHRDPKIWPDPKIFKPERFMEEKSQCGKSDFEYIPFSSGRRSCPGINLGLRVVHIVLAKLLQGFELRKASGEPLDMAEGPGLALPKINPVEVVVMPRLNPELYCSL from the exons ATGTCCGACAAACTCGGTCCTATCTTTTCACTCAAGTTAGGGTTCTATAAGCTGGTTGTAGCCAGCGACCCAAAAACGGTGAAAGATTGTTTCACCACCAACGACTTGGCTCTAGCAACCAGACCCAATATAGCCTTTGGTCGGTATGTAGGCTACAACAATGCAACTCTGGCGCTGGCTCCCTATGGAGAATATTGGCGTGAGTTACGTAAGATTGCCACTGTCCATCTATTCTCAAACCAGAGTATAGAGATGCTTGGCCATGTTCGTTCTTCGGAAGTAAACACGTTAATCAAACACTTATACGAAAAGAGTGGTAGTACGTCCACGGTGAAGATTGACATGTTATTCGAGTTTTTGACCTACAATATAATCCTTAGGAAGATTGTCGGGAAGAGGATTGGATTCGGTGAAGTGAAGAACGAGGAATGGCGTTATAAGGAGGCGATGAAGCGCAGCGAGTACTTAGCTGTGGTTCCTATGATAGGTGACGTTATTCCATGGCTGGGATGGTTGGATTTCgcaaaaatttctcaaatgaaGAGAACGTTTAAGGAGCTTGACGTAGTCATCACAAAGTGGCTCCAAGAACATCtcaagaagagatcaagaaatGAGAAGGATGAAGAAAGGACAATCATGGATCTACTGCTCGACATCTTACCAGAAGATGTTGTAATATGTGGACATGTACGTGATGTCATTGTGAAGGCAACAATTTTG GTTCTTACATTAACAGGATCAGACAGCACATCCATTACTCTGACATGGGCGATATCGCTGCTACTCAGCAATCCAGCTACTTTAAAAGCAGCACAAGAAGAAATTGACAATTGTGTCGGGAAAGGTAGATGGGTTGAGGAATCTGACATACCAAACCTCAAGTACCTACAAGCTATTGTTAAGGAAACTCACCGACTTTACCCACCGGCTCCTCTTACAG GAATCCGCGAAGCACGTGAAGATTGTTTCGTGGGAGGATACCGTGTTGAAAAAGGCACACGCTTGCTCGTCAACATTTGGAAACTTCATAGGGATCCCAAGATTTGGCCTGACCCAAAAATCTTTAAGCCTGAGAGGTTCATGGAGGAGAAATCACAATGTGGAAAGAGCGACTTTGAGTACATTCCTTTTAGTTCAGGAAGAAGGTCGTGTCCAGGGATCAATCTTGGTCTAAGAGTTGTTCACATCGTGTTGGCTAAGTTGCTTCAGGGGTTTGAGTTACGCAAAGCATCTGGTGAACCATTAGATATGGCTGAAGGGCCTGGTTTAGCTTTGCCAAAAATTAACCCGGTCGAAGTCGTTGTAATGCCTCGACTCAACCCTGAGTTGTACTGTTcactctaa